The sequence GCTACGTGGTCCTGGCGGTGTTCCTCAACGAGCAGGTGAGCGTCCGCCCGGCGGGCCCACCGCCCAGGTCTCCGGGGCTCGCAGCCAGCCCCGGTAGGGAACAGAGGACGTACCGGCAACAGCCGCAGCCTGCTGGTGTGTGGCTCTTCCCAGTTTTGCAAAGCACTTTCACACTTAGATCTGAGCCTTGCGCAGTGCCGCCCTGCGATCCTTCCAACGTACGAGGGAGGAAACGGAGGTTCACAAGCCTGTTTCATCCCACCAGGCCTCAGATCCTTGAGGGGAGGCTGCCTTACTCCTCTTCCATTCTCCCCAGAAGCTAGCGCAGTCCTCGCCACGGAGTGGGCTTAAAAACCTGTTCATTGCTTCAGAGGCCTCCCCTGGGCCCCATGGGCAGTGAGTGCACAACTTTTGCGAACACCCAGGCCTCTGAGCCCCTGTCTGATGCTCTGTTTGGTGTCGATCCCTGTACACGGAGCGGTAACAACAGATAGAAGGGTCAGAGCCATAGGTAGGAGTTGTTTGGGGTGCGGGTTTGGGGTGTGTTTCAAAGCCCCGACAGGCCACAAGGAGTTTATAAACCATGAGGGGAGGTGAGAGATATGTTGTGACTTGTACAGACACGAATCAGTGCAGGACGCATGGCAACCCTCCCTGGAGGCCTAATCTCCAGCCCCCGAAGCAGCTCCCAGGAGTCTTACCCCCTTTCTGAAATGGAAACCTGAATGAAGAGAAAGATGAACTGTAGAGACCGCTGCAGTCCCCAGACCCAGGGCCAGTCCCCTGGAGAGCTCAGCAATTTCAGGGTGGCCCCTGGGATGTGGGTATTGAGCGACTATATCTGAGATTGGAGCTGGACCCAGAGCAAGTGAAGGCTGCTGGCTCTGCTGCCCCCCTGGAGCTCCCATCCCAGCTGTGGTGGGCGAGGACCTTCTCTCTCCCCCTCAGGATGAGGTGCTACTGGTCCAGGAGGCCAAGAAGGAGTGCCGTGGGTCGTGGTACCTTCCTGCGGGGCGGATGGAGCCTGGGGAGACCATTGTGGAGGCGCTACAGCGGGAGGTGAAGGAGGAGGCCGGGCTGCAGTGTGAGCCTCTGACGTTGCTGTCTGTGGAGGAACGGGGCCCCTCCTGGATCCGCTTCGCATTCCTCACCTGCCCCACAGGTATGGCCCGGCAGGTGGCATTGTGGGCTGAGGGCAGTAGGCACCAGTCCCCCGGCTGGTCCTCAGGTGAGATGAGCCCCTGTTCTAGCTAGTATAACCCTGGCATCTCCAGATTCCAAACTGAACACCTGACCCCGGGCCTCCCCCCTGGGTCACAGCCAGAACCCTGGGTGGCCCTTTATTCTACCAGGCCCAGCACTTTATTCAACATAGaccttttctccctccctgtcccctggagaaggaaatggcaacccactccagtattcttgtttgggaaatcccatggacagaagagcctggtgggctagagtctgtggggttgcagacttaagacacaactgagcacatcccCTGCATCTCCCCCAGGTGGAATTCTCAAGACTCCCAAGGAAGCAGATGCAGAGTCCCTACAGGCTGGCTGGTACCCACGAACCTCACTGCCTACCCCACTGCGGGCCCAGGACATTCTTCATCTGGTCGACCTCGCTGCCCAGTATCGTCAGCGAGCCAGgcaccctctcctccttccccaagaGCTTCCCTGCAGTCTAGTCTGCCAGCGGCTCGTGGCGATCTTCACCAGCGTCCAGACAGTGTGGGTGTTGGCGGGCACAGTGGGGACGCCTCACTTGCCCGTCACTGCCTGTGGCTTCGCTCCCATGGAGCAGAGGGGCGGCATCAAGATGGCCGTCTTGCGGCTGCTGCAGGAGtgtctgaccctgcaccacttgGCAGTAGAGACCAAGGGGTTGCTTGGACTGCAACACCTGGGCAAAGACCTAACGGATGGCATCTGCATGAACGTGCTGGTCACTGTGGCTTTTCGGAATCCGGGCCTCCAAAACGAGCCCCCAAAGGTTCGGGGTGAGAACTTCTTTTGGTGGAAGGTGGTGGAGGAAGACTTGCAA comes from Dama dama isolate Ldn47 chromosome 16, ASM3311817v1, whole genome shotgun sequence and encodes:
- the NUDT18 gene encoding 8-oxo-dGDP phosphatase NUDT18, which produces MASDGLRGALTAVLGGRGLLVQNYDSGPAGEPPAPVRLRKNVCYVVLAVFLNEQDEVLLVQEAKKECRGSWYLPAGRMEPGETIVEALQREVKEEAGLQCEPLTLLSVEERGPSWIRFAFLTCPTGGILKTPKEADAESLQAGWYPRTSLPTPLRAQDILHLVDLAAQYRQRARHPLLLPQELPCSLVCQRLVAIFTSVQTVWVLAGTVGTPHLPVTACGFAPMEQRGGIKMAVLRLLQECLTLHHLAVETKGLLGLQHLGKDLTDGICMNVLVTVAFRNPGLQNEPPKVRGENFFWWKVVEEDLQNQLLQRLRDSSVVPINR